Part of the Primulina huaijiensis isolate GDHJ02 chromosome 15, ASM1229523v2, whole genome shotgun sequence genome is shown below.
taatagtataggtttgagcgtacctcaattATAAAGTTATAATACCACGATAATTTCTTAAGGACTTCCTGatgaactcgtccaacgataaaacctacattataaattcactaTACACTTCAATATAACACATTCCAACTGACTAAAACATTTTATATCGGCTcggtaaaaattaaatttccggGCAGCCTATATAAACCTTATACAATCTGAATTCAAGCTGAATACCTCAATAAACGAAACTAGAATGCACAACGGTAATTCCGCAAAGATGGCTCGCCGGAAACACTGTTCACGATCTGAAACCTAGCTGAAAATCAGCTGAAAACAGGGGAAATAAAGGGCTTTGATCCCTTGCTAAATAAACTcacatcaacaagaaaaattgAAGCTAGAAGCTCACCAAATCGGACAAAGAATGAAACGCAGCTGCTGGCTCGAACGTGAAAGATGGAGCACTGATTTCTACCGATTCATGGCAGGAAAGAAGCTAATAGACTGAAGGAAGAAGATTGCTAAGCTACTGCACAAAAATCTGGCCGCTGGGGCGTCGCACGCTTGCTGCAGAAAAGAAGAGAGGAGCGACAGTTGCAAAGCTGGAGAAGAGCTTCTGGATTTAACGCTTCTGTTAATCTGATTCTCAAATGGGTTGggttatattaaataaaatgggAAATTGGCTGGGCTTATTATTGGGCCTCACAattagtgatacctagggaatcatggggcgatgctactagacgctcttaccatgattcgatgggtttaatcagaaaatgatttctTACATTCTCATGACCAAATGTTAGTGCATTAAAtgaggcaaattagggtaagcccgaatgaAGGAAACTGTCCTAAaacacaaagagttgtgaactcacggtTAGCTGTATCTCTGAATCATTCATGGTCACACAAaaactggatcatttgttcccgttgagagaataatttcaaggagttgaatttatataaaattatgatatagtaaattcaaggagttgaatttattataattaaattttgagaaaataaattcaaatagttgaatttatgagataataaattcaagaaattaaatttatgatatttaaaatttggagagaataaattcaaatagttgaatttataaaatttgagaatttaatttattaaactcaaaagttgagtctattaaatattaaattaaatatagtgggatGTATGTTTAATGGACTTGtattcaatatattaaataattaaaattcttaatagactttgaaaaatattttgaatgtcaaaataaaattttaaagttaccGCTGCGTTTTAGACATAAAAAAATCGATAACCCACCATGTTGGCTGAAAGTgtgtgtttttttgttttttttacctCAGTTCCAAACCATTCTTTCATGGTTTAAACGCATATTTTTGCATGTTTCATTCTCAGGTTTTCGGCTCACGGCTGTTTTTAATAAGATGGATTTTTCAGGCATTATATTACATCTGTCCAGAACATGAAAAAGCTCCTACTTTCACAAAACCGCTCGTTTTGTCATCATTTCGGCTTATTATTGGAGCAATGCATGAAACTGAGAGCACTGAAACCCTGTCAGCAAATCCACGCATTAATGTTGACGACACCAGTCGACAtgaattctttttctttaagtTCAAAGCTCATAGGTGCATACGCAAGCTGTGGGGATTTGGGTTCATTGAGATTACTCTTTCAAGAGTCTCCAAACCCGAATGTTTTTGCTTTCAACTGGATGATTTTAACGTTAACTTTTTCTGGTTTTCACGAAGAAGCAATTGGGTACTTTTCTTCATTGACAAAATCAAGAAATCCCAACATTTCTCATAACGAACACACTTTGTCGGCTGTCTTGAAGTGTTGTGTCGGTTTGCTGGACCTGAACTTGGGGAAACAAGTTCATGGCATGATTTGCAAAACGGGTTATGGAATGTATGTGCTCGTCTGCAATGCTTTGATGGATATGTATAGGAAGTGCGGGAAGATGTGCTGCGCGCGAAAAGTATTCGATGAAATGAGTGAAAGAGATGTAGTGTCTTGGACTAACATAATTTGTGGGTATTCTGACGAGGGGAAGATTGGAGAGGCTGTTGATTTGTTTAAAAGAATGAGACTGGAAGAAATTAAAGCTAATGAATTCACTTGGAACTCCATCATAGTTGCGCACGCCAGGAATGGAGATTGTGATGGTGCTTTCAAATTTTGTGCTCGAATGAGAGAAGAAGGATATGTTCCTGATTTGCCTACTTGGAATGGAATGATTTCAGGATTTGTTCAAAGCCATAAGGCTAGCGAAGCGATGAAGCTGTTTTACAGTATGTTGGTTGCTGGAGTTAAGCCTAATCCAGTGACTGTGACAGGGCTGCTCCCTGCCTGTGGGATGATTGGTTCAGTCTCTATGGGTAAAGAAATTCATGGCATAATATATCGAACGGAAATCTATGTCAATGCATTTGTGGCAAGTGCTCTTATTGATATGTACTCAAAATGTGGGAGCGTTAAAGATGCCTCGAATGTTTTCAACATGACATATACCAAGAATGCAGCTTCATGGAATGCTATGATTGGCTGCTATGGGAAGCATGGGATGGTAAATTCTGCTATCGAGCTTTTTGAAAAGATGCAGGGAGAAGGAATACAAGCAAATGAAGTTACTCTGAATGCTGTTCTTTGTGCTTGTAGCCATGGTGGCCAAGTCGAGAAAGGCGTGGATTTGTTTGCAGCCATGGTTTCATATAATGTCGTAGCAAACCATG
Proteins encoded:
- the LOC140958512 gene encoding pentatricopeptide repeat-containing protein At5g59600-like, coding for MKKLLLSQNRSFCHHFGLLLEQCMKLRALKPCQQIHALMLTTPVDMNSFSLSSKLIGAYASCGDLGSLRLLFQESPNPNVFAFNWMILTLTFSGFHEEAIGYFSSLTKSRNPNISHNEHTLSAVLKCCVGLLDLNLGKQVHGMICKTGYGMYVLVCNALMDMYRKCGKMCCARKVFDEMSERDVVSWTNIICGYSDEGKIGEAVDLFKRMRLEEIKANEFTWNSIIVAHARNGDCDGAFKFCARMREEGYVPDLPTWNGMISGFVQSHKASEAMKLFYSMLVAGVKPNPVTVTGLLPACGMIGSVSMGKEIHGIIYRTEIYVNAFVASALIDMYSKCGSVKDASNVFNMTYTKNAASWNAMIGCYGKHGMVNSAIELFEKMQGEGIQANEVTLNAVLCACSHGGQVEKGVDLFAAMVSYNVVANHEHYACVIDLFCRFGRMEEAYSIVKQMPVDGTNSVIGAFLNGCKIHGRSDLAEKISDHLGMEMRKPGDFVTLSNIYASEGKWEGVQDVREVMKDKRVLKKLGFSSV